From Panicum hallii strain FIL2 chromosome 2, PHallii_v3.1, whole genome shotgun sequence, a single genomic window includes:
- the LOC112881240 gene encoding uncharacterized protein LOC112881240 has product MKRNKPALVCCGVLAAVILVLAVVFVALYFTVFRPRSPRVVATVVGTRISAINGLPPVLNITMRVEVTVGNPNYAAFRYGDVVTAVRYHGDGVGQVVVPAGEIGARATETIGATVEVDTVRVAATPYFMPEVVLGVLPFETTTEVAGKAVVLGTFKISASSEVVCDVAVYWTRGNVTSDCTSTVHIGGR; this is encoded by the coding sequence aTGAAGAGGAACAAGCCCGCCCTGGTGTGCTGCGGCGTGCTGGCAGCCGTGATCCTcgtcctcgccgtcgtcttcgTGGCGCTCTACTTCACCGTGTTCCGGCCGCGGTCGCCCAGGGTGGTGGCGACGGTGGTGGGGACCAGGATCTCGGCGATCAACGGCCTCCCGCCGGTCCTCAACATCACCATGCGCGTGGAGGTCACCGTGGGCAACCCGAACTACGCGGCGTTCCGGTACGGCGACGTGGTGACGGCGGTGCGGTaccacggcgacggcgtggggCAGGTGGTGGTGCCCGCGGGGGAGATCGGCGCGCGCGCCACGGAGACGATCGGCGCCACCGTCGAGGTGGACACCGTCAGGGTGGCGGCCACCCCCTACTTCATGCCCGAGGTCGTCCTCGGGGTGCTGCCGTTCGAGACGACGACGGAGGTGGCCGGCAAGGCAGTGGTGCTCGGCACCTTCAAGATCAGCGCGAGCTCCGAGGTGGTGTGCGACGTCGCCGTGTACTGGACCAGGGGCAACGTCACGTCGGACTGCACCTCCACGGTTCATATAGGCGGCCGGTAG
- the LOC112882981 gene encoding uncharacterized protein LOC112882981 translates to MSKQAPGRSLTIRGIVEDIYQQTNRPSSITIRSTTLHVQIGRSSEAEMAEEAKKGKGLLARRKAHCTACCVALAVLLILGALALAFYLRYRPRPPRVVATPVDVSIDEFALLPHPSLRVSVGVHVVVANPSNSPYRYGAALGPVTYRGAPVGETLVPAGEIGGKSTARVEPATVVDGVKVAESPHFASDAVAGVLPFVAVVRVVGKALVLRAFEVPVTVEVVCLVRIYVFHGESSSRCASTVRTGARAAGTGGGFPAAGYGHE, encoded by the coding sequence ATGAGCAAGCAAGCGCCCGGCCGATCGCTAACCATCAGAGGCATTGTTGAGGATATATACCAACAAACAAATCGCCCGTCAAGTATAACCATCAGATCGACCACATTGCACGTACAGATCGGCCGATCCAGCGAGGCGGAGATGGCGGAGGAAGCCAAGAAGGGGAAGGGGTTGCTCGCGAGGAGGAAGGCGCACTGCACGGCGTGCTGCGTGGCGCTGGCCGTGCTGCTCATCCTGGGCGCCCTGGCTCTCGCCTTCTACCTCCGCTaccgcccgcggccgccgcgcgtggTGGCGACGCCCGTGGACGTGAGCATCGACGAGTTCGCCCTCCTCCCGCACCCGTCCCTGCGGGTCTCCGTGGGCGTGCACGTGGTGGTGGCCAACCCGAGCAACTCGCCGTACCGGTACGGCGCGGCGCTGGGCCCGGTGACCTACCGCGGCGCGCCCGTCGGGGAGACGCTGGTGCCGGCGGGCGAGATCGGGGGCAAGTCGACGGCGCGGGTGGAGCCGGCCACGGTGGTGGACGGGGTGAAGGTGGCCGAGAGCCCGCACTTCGCGTCCGACGCCGTGGCCGGGGTGCTGCCGTTCGTGGCGGTGGTGCGGGTGGTGGGCAAGGCCCTGGTGCTGCGCGCCTTCGAGGTGCCCGTCACCGTCGAGGTGGTGTGCCTCGTCCGCATCTACGTGTTCCACGGCGAGAGCAGCTCGCGGTGCGCCTCCACCGTGCGCACCGGGGCCCGGGCGGCGGGCACCGGCGGGGGGTTCCCGGCGGCAGGGTACGGGCACGAGTAG
- the LOC112883093 gene encoding WAT1-related protein At5g64700-like, producing the protein MGNGKVYATVVLIRLIYAGMHILTKASFNEGTSTTVFVFYRHAVAAIFLLPFAFLEVRKRPAPPLNLKLSVKIFAHAFYGMAGTINLYCIGLKYASATSSSAIFNIVPVVAFILAVMFRMETLKLRSVHGIAKASGILLCVGGVIVLALYQGPELKSMNHHQLLKHHASAAAAHAHSSKEWALGIFLMTTSVGIWSFWTVKQGPLLLEYPSKLLNTTLQCVFASVQSLAVALVLERDFSRWKLAGAVSLAGVLFTGIVVAAISYYLQIWVIEKKGPVFLSMSMPLSLVFTMAISSFLLGEDVSLGSIIGSVLLVAGLYNVLWGKSREEKQAVDGRDGNGGDGDVEKNAAAVQPADGETTEEEEGGGGTARDADADADAAAKV; encoded by the exons ATGGGCAACGGCAAGGTGTACGCCACGGTGGTGCTCATCCGGCTGATCTATGCCGGCATGCACATCCTCACCAAGGCGTCCTTCAACGAGGGCACGAGCACCACGGTCTTCGTCTTCTACCggcacgccgtcgccgccatctTCCTGTTGCCTTTCGCGTTCCTTGAAGTCAG GAAGCGACCGGCGCCACCTCTGAACTTGAAGCTCTCTGTCAAGATCTTTGCTCACGCCTTCTACGG GATGGCTGGAACGATCAACTTGTACTGCATTGGCCTGAAATACGCTTCAGCGACCTCTTCCTCGGCCATCTTCAACATCGTGCCGGTGGTCGCCTTCATCTTGGCCGTCATGTTCAG GATGGAGACCCTGAAGCTTAGGAGCGTCCATGGCATAGCCAAGGCCTCCGGGATACTCCTCTGCGTCGGCGGCGTCATCGTGCTGGCGCTGTACCAGGGCCCCGAGCTCAAGTCCATGAACCACCACCAGCTCCTCAAGCACcacgccagcgccgccgccgcgcacgcgcatTCCAGTAAGGAGTGGGCGCTGGGGATCTTCCTGATGACAACTTCCGTCGGGATATGGTCTTTCTGGACAGTCAAGCAG GGACCCTTGCTGCTGGAGTACCCTTCCAAGCTCCTGAACACGACGCTGCAGTGCGTGTTCGCGAGCGTCCAGTCCTTGGCCGTCGCCCTCGTCCTCGAGAGGGACTTCTCGCGGTggaagctcgccggcgctgtCAGCCTCGCCGGGGTGCTCTTCACG GGCATCGTCGTGGCGGCTATCTCGTACTACCTGCAGATCTGGGTGATCGAGAAGAAGGGCCCAGTGTTCCTGTCCATGTCGATGCCGCTGAGCCTCGTCTTCACCATGGCCATCTCCTCCTTCCTGCTGGGCGAGGACGTCAGCCTTGGAAG CATTATCGGTAgcgtcctcctcgtcgccggcctcTACAACGTGCTGTGGGGCAAGAGCAGGGAGGAGAAGCAAGCGGTGGACGGGAGGGACGGCAACGGCGGCGACGGGGACGTGGAGAAGAATGCGGCGGCCGTGCAACCGGCGGACGGGGAGAcgacggaggaggaggaggggggcggcgggacggcgcgcgacgccgacgccgacgccgacgcggcCGCCAAAGTCTGA